The Rosa chinensis cultivar Old Blush chromosome 7, RchiOBHm-V2, whole genome shotgun sequence DNA segment TCATACATTTCAAGTTCCATCCTCTGATGTATCACTTATTGGTTCATATGGTGTTGAAGACCCTTCATTTGTTTTTGGATACAAATGATATAATATAAGGAGCAGCATATGAAACTTAGTAGTGAAGCTTTTAAAAATCTTTATAACAATTTAGTGATATGTGATATAAAGTtctaaatttaaatttaagaaTTACTCAAGACACCCATCTATAAAATACCATGTTTGCTGACTTTTTCTATTTGTATTTTAAAATCAACTTAAATCAAGGCTTATGTTCTAGGCTCATGTTATTTCACAGTTGACAAACTTAAGCCATATATAAAGATGGATAAAAAGTCTGTATGATCCTACTAAGCTAAAACTGTGGATTCAAGaacaaattaattttaaaattattatttctatTTGTAATAATTTCATTGAGCTAAtattttgtgttttttctttaaaaaaaaaaaaaaaaaactgagggacAAAAGCGTCAAAGATGACAAAAAATAAGGGCAAATCCCGAAATCACTGTATGactgttcatcactgttcatTGAACAGTGACAATCCCATTTTACTTTTGTATATTTATAATTTCAATCCTTTAGAATATATCCAAGAGTTCAGTGTCACATACTTGATGAAGACACGTAAGGCAGATGCAAAGCCAATTAATTTCTATGAAATGCCATTTGCCATTGGTTTTAGCATGCAAATATCCTAGCCCTAATTTACCTTCGCACATAAACATaactctctcttttctcctccGAAACATCATCACTCTTAactttttcctttcaaatcgtcATGGAATTTGCCACTAGTGTTGCAGAGAGCGTCTTGGGTAGGCTAGCCTCTTATGCTGCCCAAGAAATCTGCTTGGCATGGGGTGCCCAACTTGAGTTGCAAAAGCTCAAGGAGACCTTGTTAGACATCAAAGACTTCCTCCAGGATGCGGAGGAAAAGCAAGTGAAGAATCCTATAATCAGCCGTTGGTTAGGAGATGTCAGAGATGTTTGCAACGACGCTGAGGATGCACTGGACGAATATGAGTTCCGAAAGCTCAGACTCAAAGTGCTCATCAACGACCATTGGAGAGTCAAAAGAGAGGTACACCAATTCTTCTCCCATTGGAATCCCGTTGTGTTTAATTTCAAAATGGGTCATAAATTGAAACGCATTAGGGAGCGTCTAGTTCAAATTGATAATGATGGAAAGACAAAGTTTTCTCTCGTTCAACAAACTGAAGTTCTTCCAGCACCCTTGAGGCCAGATGGTAGTAAAAAGGAGACAGACTCTTTACTGGAAGGTCATGTTGTTGGAAGAGATGGTGATAAGGAAAAAATTATCCATCTCTTTGATGACACCCTTTCCTCCAGTGTCGATAATGTTTCAGTTATTTCCATCTTTGGGTTAGCAGGGTTGGGAAAAACCACACTAGCTAAATCAGTGTATAAAGATACTGCGGTGGAGAAGAAATTTGATATTAGAATGTGGGTATGCGTCTCAGAGAACTTTAATATCCATACATTAGTTCAAGGCATTATTGCTGCAACTAAACAAAAATGTGCTAGTGAAAGTTTAGATCTTATGAAAAGGGGGTTGCAAGATATTTTGAGAGATAAAAAGTTTTTATTAGTGTTGGACGATGTCTGGGATATAGAGTCGATAGGAGTTactaatcaaaaatggagtgAGTTAAAAACTTTGTTAGATGTTGGAGCCAAGGTGAGTAAAATCATCGTAACAACACGTAATGAATCAGTAGCTTCACTTGTGCAACCTATACATAGGCATCAGTTAGAAGGCCTTTCTCGTGAGGATTCCATGactttgtttaaaaaaaatgcatttaaCAAAGGAGAGGAGTCACACTATCAACACTTGATAAAAATTGGAGAAGACATTGTGAAGAAGTGTGGAGGGGTTCCCTTAGCACTAGCTACTCTAGGGAGTTTACTTCACTCGGAAAGGGAGCGACGTCAGTGGTTACATGTAAGAGATAATGAAATATGGAGTTTGCCTGAAAATGACAACATTATGGCTGCACTAAAATTGAGCTACAATGCACTGCCACCTCATTTGAAGCCTTGTTTTGCCTTTTGTTCACTTTTCCCCAAGGATTATCAATTTTTAAGTGAAGAAATAATCTCATTATGGATGGCACAAGGCTTCCTCAAGTCCTTGAGAGAAAATGAAGATTTTACCGAGATGGGCCTCGACTATATTAGGCAGTTTTGTTCCAAGTCTTTGTTTCAACTTGAAGTTGATTGTAAGACTAGTGTGCAGTTCAAAATCCATGATTTAGTGCATGACTTGGCAATATCAGTGGCACGGGTAGATTGCTCCTCAATTAATTTCCGTCCCACTAGTGCTTTTGAAAAAGTCCGACACGTGTCAATATCGGAAAAAGACTTGTCTGGGGATGTGGCAGGAGTCCCGGCATTCATTCTCCAGTCGGAGAAACTGCGGACCATTCTAAATGTAGATAGTGAAGCTGGGATCTCCAATCAATATTTTCTAAAGACATGCATCTTGAGATTCAAGTATCTGCGTGCGCTAGATGTGCGTCGTTCTACTCTTGAGGAGCTACCAAGTTCCATTGGTAACTTGATTCATTTAAGATATCTCAACCTGGATTTTAATGAGAAGATAAAACAGCTTCCCAGTTCCATTTGCAAGCTCTTGAATTTGCAGTTCTTAAGCCTTGGCCGTTGTATGGCACTTGAGGAGTTACCCAAAGGCATAGGGAACCTGATCAATCTCAGATATTTGTATATAACAACACAGCAGATGTATTTTCCGAAAGGAGTATTTAGACGCCTCACCTTACTTCAATCCTTGTTCATTGGGACTTGTGCGAATCTGAAATCTCTGGGAGAAGAGATCCAATACCTCACTAACCTTCGTCAACTGTCGATCGGTTTCTGTGGAAATCTGGAGTCCTTGCCACCTAACATGAAGAACTTGACTGCACTCCATACTTTGGGGATCGTTAATTGTAAGAAGCTTGAGTTAATGAGGTCGGGAGAAGGCATCAATGGTCTCAGATCATTCGCTGTCATCATATCAGATTTGGAGGCTTTGCCCAATTGGCTTCAAGAGTCTGCAGACACTTTACAGAGCATGCACATCTCGAAGTGTGATAATCTCACGGCACTTCCAGAGTGGTTACAAAATCTCACCTTGCTGGAGCAACTGACGATTGGGGACTGCCCCAAATTGTCTGCTTTGCCGCAAGGGATGCATCGCCTCACTGCCTTGAGAAAATTGGGCATTGCCGGGTGTCCTGAATTGAGTAAAAGATGTAAAAGGGAAACAGGAGAGGATTGGTCCAAGATCAAACATGTCTCAAAGATTGTACTCGACGGAAGATGGCCATGATATCAATGATTAGGTAACAAATTACTAGTTCCACTTACTGTGATGCTTTTCATAAATAGTTCGCACTTCTTGTCCCATAAGCTCTTTATTATTTGTCTTTTAGATTTATTACATTCCATCCGTCAATTTCTTGATTTAATCTCTCATATATTGCTCAATCTTTTAGTACACTGAAGTATACATGGTcgaaaacaaattatttctcGCTATAACTGCAGTTGATTGAGCATTTTGTATTCTTACTTTACTACTCGTCGATCTACTCTGACCAAAAGATTCGGAATTCAAATTTTAACTAATTACTCTAATCTCATTTAGAACAGAGTCCACATTTCGTAAACTTCAACCTTCTTAATATCTTATTTCGTTTCTGTTAGGTGATATAATCAAGGTGTGGATTCGAACAGTTGTAAAAAGAGCACGGGCGGCCACCAGAGGTGATTTAGAATGAATTAGCAGTGTTGCTGCGCACTGTACTGCATTTGTTTGGGACCTGAACTCATAACGTTGGAGTTTGAAATAAGAGATGTTTCATTTATAACTTGAAGTGGTGTGTGATCGTAGTTTTAAGACCCGTGTGATTATTCGTATGACCatctttttttcaatttgtaATGTGTTGGTT contains these protein-coding regions:
- the LOC112177166 gene encoding putative disease resistance protein RGA4, with translation MEFATSVAESVLGRLASYAAQEICLAWGAQLELQKLKETLLDIKDFLQDAEEKQVKNPIISRWLGDVRDVCNDAEDALDEYEFRKLRLKVLINDHWRVKREVHQFFSHWNPVVFNFKMGHKLKRIRERLVQIDNDGKTKFSLVQQTEVLPAPLRPDGSKKETDSLLEGHVVGRDGDKEKIIHLFDDTLSSSVDNVSVISIFGLAGLGKTTLAKSVYKDTAVEKKFDIRMWVCVSENFNIHTLVQGIIAATKQKCASESLDLMKRGLQDILRDKKFLLVLDDVWDIESIGVTNQKWSELKTLLDVGAKVSKIIVTTRNESVASLVQPIHRHQLEGLSREDSMTLFKKNAFNKGEESHYQHLIKIGEDIVKKCGGVPLALATLGSLLHSERERRQWLHVRDNEIWSLPENDNIMAALKLSYNALPPHLKPCFAFCSLFPKDYQFLSEEIISLWMAQGFLKSLRENEDFTEMGLDYIRQFCSKSLFQLEVDCKTSVQFKIHDLVHDLAISVARVDCSSINFRPTSAFEKVRHVSISEKDLSGDVAGVPAFILQSEKLRTILNVDSEAGISNQYFLKTCILRFKYLRALDVRRSTLEELPSSIGNLIHLRYLNLDFNEKIKQLPSSICKLLNLQFLSLGRCMALEELPKGIGNLINLRYLYITTQQMYFPKGVFRRLTLLQSLFIGTCANLKSLGEEIQYLTNLRQLSIGFCGNLESLPPNMKNLTALHTLGIVNCKKLELMRSGEGINGLRSFAVIISDLEALPNWLQESADTLQSMHISKCDNLTALPEWLQNLTLLEQLTIGDCPKLSALPQGMHRLTALRKLGIAGCPELSKRCKRETGEDWSKIKHVSKIVLDGRWP